The DNA segment tccgctctcgggaatcgaatctcgaacgtcagcgccagaggtgaagcccctaatgttgcactacggcgtgtggttcgtttatacctcgtgtcttctcattaaacttttatctcgcgaacatgttattgcaatctgcagtgggagcgtttctataaacttaatttaaacttacgttttacaccgtgctttttttccttatgaagatgcttgtatgcttcactcgctcgcttcttattgtttcgctcccttctcaattgtttaatgaattttttgttctttgctgtttgcggctcctccttcatttctccctactgcgttcacagtcttttcacgtgattacgtgggaggcgtgatgacgtgacactcaactcctcctcccacggccatcgagctgccgtccattacagtatattgtgaaaaaagaggttccagttatgaccatcacgcgttgaatttcgaaatgaaacctgcctaacttttgtaagtaagctgtaaggaatcagcctgccaaatttcagccttccacctacacgggaagttgcagaattagtgatgagtcagtcagtcagtcagtcagtcagtgagggctttgccttttattaattagtatctatctatctatctgtctgtctgtctgtctgtctgtctgtctgtctgtctgtctgtctgtctgtctgtctgtctgtctgtctatctatctatctatctatctatctatctatctatctatctatctatctatctatctatctatctatctatctatctatctatctatctatctatctatctatctatctatctatctatctatctatctatctatctatctatctatctatctatctatctatctatctatctatctatatacatccccgtgctttgcagcggcgaaatactgcttttaaatttttattaagaagaaaacctttttaaattgagtgaaaatctaccaatagcaatgtgttaaggatctgtttttttgtgaagctgacttcacacagcctctccgctgttttataaacgaacgtcatataaggtcttcctttttcgttgctttgccaacggaagcagcctttttatttaatcctgtttttacgattgttctgtttgtatatcacgttgtcagttcagcactccggttgtaatatgaccaagctgtgcaagcacactcttgagaatgcaacgtatagttgtacaggagaaaagcaatgttgcctgaaatcaatggcaaccttttttaggtctatgaacttaatttaaactgtagatttacatggtgctttctttccgaagtacctgcactcatgaatatgtctgtatgcgtcagtcgctcaaatccctgcagttcgcaccggcgaagttctgcttttaaatttttattaagaagaaaagaaaaccttttaaaattgagggaaaatataccaataacagtttgttaaggatctgttttttttgtgaagctgccttcactcgagtgatcacttcgagctttaagcctgagaaatcaccccgtaaatgcacatgtttaattgcacatctgttaatatgtatgcttacaaagtattaaaagacactcaacaattacacagtattaaaagacacccaacaattaatgtcatttacacactcaacaattaatgtcatttaccttcattcccgcgtttgactcatgctgtaaatctcttccttgttttcacttcacatgattacgtaggaggcgtaatatgtgataacgtgatacgtgactccgcctcctccattagagtatatggacaaaaaacaggttccagttatgaccattatgcgtagaatttcgaaatgaaacctgcctaacttttgtaagtaagctgtaaggaatgagcctgccaaatttcagccttctacctacacgggaagttggagaattagtgatgagtgagtgagtgagtcagtcagtcagtcagtcagtcagtgagggctttgccttttattagtatatatatatatatatatatatatatatatatatatatatatatatatatatatatatacaaacacacacattatttatatatatatatatatatatatatatatatatatatatatatatacaaacacacacattatttatatatatatatatatatatatatatatatatatatacacacgcacattattatatatatatatatatacacacacacacacacacacacattatttatatatatatatatatatatatatatatatatacacacacacacacacaaactgagggcacagtggaggatgttagcagattgctggccaaccacaagcgttacctggtaggtaaccacccatataatcagattgtgacacagactacgaatgccgtgaatatatatatatatatatatatatatatatatatatatatatatatacatacacacacacacacacacattatttatatatactgtatatatatatatatatatatatatatatatatatatatatatatatatatatatatatatatatatatatatgtgtgtgtgtatataataaaatgtgtatgtatatgtgtgtgtatgtgtctgtacaAAATCCAAATCACAGAATGGACATGAAGTGACACATCTGTgtgaaagtattcacccccctcGGTGTCGGCCCTGTTTGGTCTCATTATAGtcagaattaaaatggattttcatttggacTTTATGTCATGAACTTAACAATAAGGTCCAAATTACTGCACTTTCCTGGctggaggccataatggaaggaggaTCAGGATATTTCAACATCTCGTACAAAGGGATAGATTAAAGGGCAGTGGGGGGTAGCTGGGATATCACGAGCAGTTCCACGGGTGTGGACCCAGTACGGACACCCACAGGGATGAACATTGAAGGAGCTACAAAGGTACACAGCGCAGATGGGATTGTCTGTCCATAACGCCACTTTAAGCCAAGTGGGACGTTATGGAAGTGCggccagaaaacaaaaacagaataagaaaacaCCCAACGGCATATGTTGGACTCCACAGACACACAGAAGAAGGTGCTCTAGTCAGATGAGACTCAAATGGAACTTTTGTCACTTGCCGTCACCCTgagaacaccattcccacagtgaCACATGGTGGTGGCATCTGGCTGTGGGGACAGGAAAAGTGGTCAGGACTGAAGAGAGATGGATGGCACTAAACACGTGGCCCTTGTTGAGGACAACCTGCTTGAGTGTGCCAAGGATTTGAGATGGGGACAAATGTccaccttccagcaggacaatgagtGACCTTCAACAGACTGCTAATGCCGCACTGAAATGTCTTGGGGTGGCCGAGTCGAAACCCAGACCTCAGTCCGAGAGAGAATCTGTGGCAGGACCTGAAGATGGTCGGACACCAACGCAGCCCACCTGACTTGGCCTGGAGGAATGGACGACGACCCCAGTGGCGAGATGCGCTAAGCAAACGAAGACATTCGACAAGAGACCTACAGCAGAAGGGGGGGCTTTACAAAGTGGGGGTGAGGACCTGTGCACACTGTGGGATTCTGTTCTCTTAACGATTGTTTGGGTCACAATCAAACACATTTGACACATTCCAAGGGGCAGGCATGTTGTGTCATCAAATGGTGATGACCTCCCAAAAACCCACTGGAATTCTAGCAGGACAAACACCAAGAAGGCACTGGGTAGCGGACTGTAGGGGGGTGTCTTCCACTGCTTAGGACACAAGTCCGACCCAGCATAGACCCTCTTATTGAGTGCAGTCCCTTTATGTACTCTAAAATAACGCTCTCTTCTTAGCCCTTATTCTGAATTTCTCCTCCATGAGatgagtcaactttgtctgatcCAATCCAATTGAACGTTCCACCTCTTTTCTCGACTCAACCTCACCCAGGTCACCCAGGTAAGGGAATTCCCACCATCCCAGTGTTGTGACAACAGAGGAGTGGCATGGGGACAGCTCTGGGAATGTCCTGGTAAAGCCAACAACTTTAGGGGTCCTACAGAGAgtccccaaatccagatgtgctgTCTAACCCAAACAGATAGCTTGCTTTGCGGGGGGGTGGAGGGGGCTTTGGGGGGCTTCAGTGAAGTGCCGAGAGAAGGGTCTGAACACATAAATTACCAGGAACACAATGAAAACAGAACCAGCGGTGAGTAgtgcatttaatgaagaaaggtcTCCTGAGTTTAGGAGCTCAACTGTGGACAACAGCAGAAAATCAGAGAGGCGTGAGGTGATGGTTGGAGCAGGCAGAGCATTCACAATGGACAGACAGCCTTCCATCACTTGGACTCCTCCTGTTAAAGATGACGCATTATCTGTCTTGGTGGGCTGCACCTTTCACTTTAACCACACCCATTCCCCCCTGCCGCCTCACCTTGGCCCCACCCAGTTCCCTCCCCACCTGTGCTTAAGCTCGCCCATTCCTTACAGTATAAAAAGAGCAGTAGCAGGTGAGGAGGCTTCATAAGTCCGAGctctctggagtttgtttttaaaGGTAACTTTCTACACCGACTGACTGACCGACCGACTGACCGACCGACTGACTTTCTACACTGAAGGTAAGTGTCAGAGTGGAAGAACTCTTTAACTTGACAGAGAGGCCAGGCCAGCGGGCTTctcattttatacatttgtttttgttctttaaggGCCTTTCCACGATGATTCTGCTTTTGATTTCACTGAGCCTGTGGCCACCAGGTATGTCATTTGTCATTTCATGTCGCCTTGGATTAACAAAAGCTCCGAGTGAAGGAGTGAAACGGCAAACGGTGTCCGTTATTAATCGGTGAACTTCTTGAAATGTAGAGCTGCGCGGAAACCTCAAGTAACGGAATTGCTTTGAAAGgactttctgtttgtttgtttcttttgtttctttcagcCGTCACATCTCTCGTTCGAGGGGACTGCCCTTACTTTTGGGAAGCCTTCAATGGCACCTGTTACTCTTACTTTGACCAGCAGCTTCGTTATGACGATGCCAAGGTAAAGATCTTTGTGTTGGTCATTTGAGTAGATTAACTTTATCACTGTGTCACCTTTAAAGCCCACCCGGCCGCCTGTTGAGTTCGGGGCGCGCTGTCACAGACAGACAAGGGCGGGGGGGCACGTCAGAGCCGCTTTCAGCTTTTAAAGATGTCGTTTGTTGAGCGCTGACGTTCActcaaatatttcttctttttctttctttttcaggatgTTTGCCGTCGCGCTGGAGGAAACCTCGCTTCGGTGCACAGCGCTGAGGAGAATCAGTTTATACTCAGCCTGAATGGTGGCTATGACGGGGTTTTCCCTTACGCGTGGCTGGGAGGCCTTGTAGGTGATGAGGTAATTATCTGGTAACCTTCTCTACGTACTTAAACAGAAGGGGCAGGCACCTCGGCCAGGAGCTCCGTCAGTGTCCTCGTAACGTCACTGTGTGTGTGACAGATTCCATTCCCGTGGACCCCCCTGTGCTCGCTGCATCCTCGGTTATTCAGTCTGTGAATTGGCTTGTGcggcaaggggggggggggggcggaggGGCGGCATTTTAATCTACGGAACGGCCGGGCAGAAAGTCAGCCAACGGTGTTGTGGTTTGGACAACACAAAGACCAACTCAACGgacctttgtcttttattcttttattttctgaaaggGCAAATGGCGTTGGGAAGGTGGATCCGAATTTGACTTCCAAAATTGGGCCGTTGATCAACCAAGGCAGTGTTATTGGAGGTTCGACAACCTGGTCATCAACTACCGGGGTGAGTCTTCACAGTAGACTGCCTCCGCCCCAGGGGTCCTTACTAAATGTCTGACCCCTCGACAGAGGTTTCTGTGTGTAAAAGATGGTCCAACAATCACAAACGTGGACCCCGAGACCCCCCATTCCAGGGCTCGGCCCAGTCTGCTCTTAAATGACTAAATGCTGAggtccttgttttattttttacttttctttgacAGATAAGCAGACCCTCGGACAGTGGACCTGCCTCTACTACAGATTTAAACTTCCTTTTGTGTGCAAGAAGAGAAGCAAAGTGTAGAAGGGCCCGAGTGGAGTTGTGCCGGCTGAGGGTCTCACAGACGGCGATGAAGATGATGACGATGACGAGTGCTGGATCTCACGACTCACTCCATCAGTTGatattcttttgtgtttattCATCGCGTTTTTCAAGTCACTCGCACAATAAATAAACCTTTGTTTGGATTTCTTTGGTATTAAAATGTTTGAACTGTAAATTAACAATAAAGAGCAATGAGCTTGATGTCAGCCTCCTGTCACTTGATGAGTGTCCCCCTTCAGCCGTCTGTCCCCGCCGTGTCTGCTGTTGTACCGGTGACTCTCCGGTGTCACGAAGTATGTCGGGGTCCTTggttttcttggcttttctctgccaGGGGGTCTCCTAGTCCAGGCCTGGAGGTGAAGAAGCAACAAGGACAAGGGGGGCTTGTGTGCTGGGGTCCCCCCTCTGCCTGTGAAGTGTGAAAGCTTTGGGTTTTCTTCCGATCTTCTCAGCCTGCCAATGACGGGTCTTACGTGAGGACCACCAGGACACGAGCCGCTCCCCTCCATGAGGGTCAAAGAGGGAGGGGTCTTTGTAGGGTGGGGGGTCTCAAGTGCACGACATTAACAACACAGCGTGAAGGCTGACAATTAAATGTAAACCTTGCATTTGATAATAACTTGACAAGATCGTTTGATTTCTTATCTTGGTGACACATTAAAGTCCAGCTTGCTCTTGTCATTCAATGAAATAAAGTTTACTGTGAAAAcgaattaaagatctaaatataCAAACACATCAAAGAGGATCACTGATTACCGtctacaaaaacatcaaaaagcgTGCAGTTTATTCTCTCGACACTTTAAGGTCCAGCCATTGGGGGGGTGCAGCCAATCCCAGTAAGCACtgggcggacagacagacaggtttAGCAATGGACTCCTGGAAGGAAGGACACACCGAGAGAGCGCCGGGGATGTGAACCTCGGTCTCCTAAGAGGGAGCGGCGCTGCCAGTGCACTGCTGTGGCGCCCCGTTACGGATCACGGGCTGAACGTCCTCGGTCAGAGCAGTAAAGCTGTTAGCACTTTGAAATGAAACGGCGACACCTCAGCAGGACACCCCAAAGCAAAGCCTGTCGGCACACCGCGAGCCAAAGGCCGTCCTGACGGCACCGTAAAGTGTCAGCTCAGGGCAACTGATGGAGAAATTCAAAGAATTGGAAACGACGGGCTAAAGGGCCCCGGAATAtacagtaaaggcactatatgacagatagatcattcttttcatttctagtgcgcttttctcactactcaaaacgcacagcaatggcaggttaagggcccaacagagcagagtcccgactggcatttacgggattcgaaccggcagatccctagcctcagagccaccacaacgcctagatagaggtgaaaggcactatatcacatAGACCTAGATAGAGAGGTGAAAGGGACTACATAATAGATAAATacacgtgaaaggcgctatataatacagagagataaaaggcgctatacaatagaggtgagaggcactatataacatagacctAGATAGAGAGAGAGGTGAAAGGGACTACATAATAGATAAATacacgtgaaaggcgctatataatacagagataaaaggcgctatacaatagaggtgaaaggcactatataacatagacctAGATAGAGAGGTGAAAGGGACTACATAATAGTATGATAAAtacatgtgaaaggcgctatataatacagagagataaaaggcgctatataatagatagaggtgagaggcactatataacatagacctAGATAGATGGAGAGGTGAAAGGGACTACATAATAGATAAATacacgtgaaaggcgctatataatacagaGAGATAAAAGGCGCTATAGCTCGTGAGCAacaggttggagacccctgctctaagggttttgatggagaagtatagagaagaccagaaggagctgcactgtctttgtggacctggagaaagcatatgacagggtgcgtggagaggagttgtgatattgtatgaggcagtcgggagaggcagagaagtacgtaagagttgtacaggatatgtacgaggggagtgtgaccgtggtgaggtctgcggtaggagtgatggaggtgggattacatcagggatcggctcagtgccctttcttatttgcaatggtgatggacaggttgacagatgagattagataggagtcctcattgactgtgatgtttgctgatgacattgtgatctgtagcgatagtagggagcaggttgaggagaccctggagaggtggagatatgagaggagaggaatgaaggtcagtaggaacaagtcagaatacatgtgtgtgaatgagagggacgtcagtggaatggtgaggatccaAGAAGTAGAGCtggggaaggtggaggagttcaaatacagagtaatggggattgtggaagagaagtgaaaaagagagtgcaggcagggtggagtgggtggagaagagtgtcaggagtgatttgtgacagacggatatcagcaggaatgaaagggaaggtctacaggacagtagtgagaccatctattttatatatgttggagacggtggcactgaccagaaagcaggagacagagctggaggtagcagagttaaagatgtgaagatctgcattgggtgtgatgaggatgtacaggattagaaatgaggacattagggattcagctcaagttggacgtttgggagacaaagtcagagaggcgagattgcattggtttggacatgtgcagaggagagatgctgggtatactgggagaagggtcctaaggacagagctgccagggaagaggaaaagaggaaggcctaagagaaggtttatggatgtggtgagagaggacatgcaggtgatgggtgtaacagagcaagatgaagaggacagaaagaaatggaagaagatgatccgctgtgatgaCCCCTAATggcagcagccgaaagaagaagaaatatatttacagtatctcacaaaagtaagtacacccctcagagtattgtaaatattttattctatcttttcgtgggacaacactgaagatatgacactttgatccaatgtaaagtagtcagcgTACAGCTTGTATAACCGTGTCAAtctgctgtcccctcaaaataacaacacacagccattaatgtctaaaccgctggcaacaaaagtgaatacacccctaagtgacaaatgtccaaattgtgcccaaagtgtcaatattgtGTGTGGCCGCCCACCATTATTTTACAGCACTgccatggagttcactagagcttcacaggttgcctctggaatcctcttccactcctccatgacgacatcacggagctggtggatgttagagacctggCGCTCCTCCATATtccatttgaggatgccccacagatgctcaatagggtttaggtctggagacatgcttggccagtccagcacctttaccctcagtggtcgtcttggaggtgtatttggggtcattatcatgttggcatactgccctgcggcccagtttcagAAGGGAGgagatcatgctctgcttcagtaggtcacagtacatgttggcattcatgactccctcaatgaactgtagctccccagtcccagcagcactcatgcagccccaaaccacgACACTCCCACCActatgcttgactgtaggcaaggcACACTTGTCTATGTACTCCTCGCCTGGTTGCCACCGCAcatgcttgacaccatctgaaccacataagtttatcttggtctcatcagaccacaggacatggttccagtaatccatgttctTAGTCTgattgtcttcagcaaactgtttgtgggctttcttgtgcatcatctttagaagaggcttccttctgggacgacagccatgcagaccaatttgatgcagtgtgtggcGGGCATacggtctgagcactgacaggctgacccctgcagcaatgctggcagcactcatacgtttattttcaaaagacaacctctggatgtGACACTGAGCACGGGCACTCAACTTCATTGGTCGACCATGgcaaggcctgttctgagtggaacctgtcctgttacacCGgtcgctgtatggtcttggtcagcgtgctgcagctcagtttcagggtgttggcaatcttcttatagccgaggccatctttataGAGAGCGACAATTGTTTTATTCAGATCCTCAGaaagttctttgccatgaggtgccatgttgaacttccagtgaccagtatgagagagtgtgtgAGCGGTAACACCAagtttaacacacctgagaccttgtaacacgaacgagtcacatgacactggggagcgaaaatggctaattgggcacaatttggacatttgtcACTTAGggctgtactcacttttgttgccagtggtttagacattaatggctgtgtgccGAGTTATTTTGAGAGGACATCAAATTTACAcggttatacaagctgtacacggactactttacattggatcaaagggtcatatcttcagtgttgtcccatgatcAGACAGAATAAAATATctacaaaaatgtgagggctgtactcacttttgtgagatactgtaaataagatatatatctatctctatatatatcttcttcttcttttggctgctcccattaggggtctccacagtggatcatcttcttccatatctttataATATAACATTTCAATCAAACCAGCACAGACCTTCAGGGTCGCCAGCGTCACATGTAGAAAACACCATAGTGCAGACTGAACGCTGTTGCTTTTGCTGTGATCAACTGGGACATCTGCCACCTCCCACCTGCACAAACAATGGCTATCGGCCTGGCCCAGGTATGCGGCTCACAAGTTTCCCCCaagatgttaaaggaggacaaCTTTAAGGTCTCTATTATGTTGGCCGGATGAGAAAACTGAGCACTGTTAGACTCTGGTAGTGACCTCTGCATAGAAGCAGCCTTTGTGGCGTAACGTTGATGTCCAATGTTCAATCGCCGTAAGAGGAAGCTTAGGTGTGCACTCCTGATAAACCACAATTAGGGCAAACTACACGctatgtactctttgtattatttggcaggtactatctatatatatatatgttatataaagtatgtagtgtttttattttcccactcacgtaataaatcatataaagtTTCCTTTCCGTTTTGATCTATTGTTGCAATTTCCCTCTTATGagcaaattgtgtttgtttaaaaatatctttagacatcaattattattaataaaattgccatttgtcttaaggcatcaggtttacaaaacctaatgtagccaaccagttttatagaaatacagtggtgtgaaaaactatttgcccccttcctgatttcttattcttttgcatgtttgtcacacaaaatgtttctgatcatcaaacacatttaaccattagtcaaatataacacaagtaaacacaaaatgcagtttttaaatgatggtgtttattatttagggagaaaaaaaatccaaacctacatggccctgtgtgaaaaagtaattacccccttgttaaaaaataacctaactgtggtgtatcacacctgagttcaatttccgtagccacccccaggcctgattactgccacacctgtttcaatcaagaaatcacttaaataggagctgcctgacacagagaagtagaccaaaagcacctcaaaagctagacatcatgccaagatccaaagaaattcaggaacaaatgagaacagaagtaattgagatctatcagtctggtaaaggttataaagccatttctaaagctttgggactccagcgaaccacagtgagagccattatccacaaatggcaaaaacatggaacagtggtgaaccttcccaggagtggccggctgaccaaaattaccccaagagcgcagagacgactcatccgagaggtcacaaaagaccccaggacaacgtctaaagaactgcaggcctcacttgccacaattaaggtcagtgttcacgactccaccataagaaagagactgggcaaaaatggcctgcatggcagatttccaagacgcaaaccactgttaagcaaaaagaacattagggctcgtctcaattttgctaagaaacatctcaatgattgccaagacttttgggaaaataccttgtggactgatgagtcaaaagttgaactttttggaaggcaaatgtcccgttacatctggcgtaaaaggaacacagcatttcagaaaaagaacatcataccaacagtaaaatatggtggtggtagtgtgatggtctggggttgttttgctgcttcaggacctggaaggcttgctgtgatagatggaaccatgaattctactgtctaccaaaaaatcctgaaggagaatgtccggccatctgttcgtcaactcaagctgaagcgatcttgggtgctgcaacaggacaatgacccaaaacacaccagcaaatccacctctgaatggctgaagaaaaacaaaatgaagactttggagtggcctagtcaaagtcctgacctgaatccaattgagatgctatggcatgaccttaaaatggcggttcatgctagaaaaccctgaaataaagctgaattacaacaattttgcaaagatgagtgggccaaaattcctccagagcgctgtaaaagactcattgcaagttatcgcaaacgcttgattgcagttattgctgctaagggtggcccaaccagttattaggttcagggggcaattactttttcacacagggccatgtaggtttggatttttttttctccctaaataataaaaaccaccatttacaaactgcattttgtgtttacttgtgttatatttgactaatggttaaatgtgtttgatgatcagaaacattttgtgtgacaaacatgcaaaagaataagaaatcaggaagggggcaaatagtttttcacaccactgtatatggtcctttttcaaaaaaagaaaagaattaacactgtgttGCATGGCATTGTGCTGACTGTCCCCCTTACTGTTAACTGCGACTGTCCACTTGCTCAGATTCTTTAATTCATTCTCAGTTGTGCAATCAGGTCTGATGCTGAAGAAATCAAGAGTATAAAGCCACCGGTTCAAATCCTTATTTATTCCAATGGCTATTAATCTTACAAAGAAGTTTaactttagatagatactttattaatcccaaggggaaattcacatactccagcagcagcatactgatacaaaaaaaaaatcaatatgaaagagtaataaaaatgtaggtaaaaacagacaataactttgtataatgttaacgtttacccccctgggtggaactgaggagtcgcatagtgtggtggaggaaagatctcctcagtctgtcagtggagcaggacggtgacagcagtctgtcgctgaagctgctcctctgtttggagatgatcctgttcagtggatgcagtggattcagcgcccgtcgctctgccacagatgtcaaactgtccagctccatgcctacaacagagcctgccttcctcaccagtttgtccgggcgtgaggtgtccctcttcttaatgctgcctccccagcacaccactgagtagaagagggcgctcgccacaaccgtctgatagaacatcggcagcatctt comes from the Erpetoichthys calabaricus chromosome 4, fErpCal1.3, whole genome shotgun sequence genome and includes:
- the LOC114644832 gene encoding ladderlectin-like; this encodes MILLLISLSLWPPAVTSLVRGDCPYFWEAFNGTCYSYFDQQLRYDDAKDVCRRAGGNLASVHSAEENQFILSLNGGYDGVFPYAWLGGLVGDEGKWRWEGGSEFDFQNWAVDQPRQCYWRFDNLVINYRDKQTLGQWTCLYYRFKLPFVCKKRSKV